GTAATCCGGAGGAAATCCCTGGGCTTTGAATAATTCGCGAGGTGTCAACATCCGCATCAGGATGTCATCAATTTGCCACAGGCTACGATTGATCGACACCAACCCCAGTGCCAACCGGTCTTTGGCCGTGATGGTCGGAGCCGGATCACGAAGGTCGTTCCATTGACCACCGCTGCCATAGTATTTGAACATGAAGGCCCTGACTTCTTTGAGATGGCATCCAACAGCAGCGTGATGCTGCCCTTGAGCCATCACAGTTCGCAGTGGTTCGTTGACGTCGAATGCCTGCTTGCCGCCGTGATTGTTCTTAATCATCGTCACGGCGGTCAGCATATTTTGCGTGCCACGCGCCGTGATAGTCGGAAATGGATGGGATGCCGGCACACCCACCATGCCACCGAAGTGCTTGGTAATAAATGCCGCGACCAGGGCAGATTTGTTTTCTGATGTAGTGGTTCCCAGCGGGGACGTGCATGCTGTTCCAACACCCTGTCCGTACATTCGGGAGATAAAAGCACCTACCACTGCATGCTTGCCAGATCCAACAACAGTTCCGAGCGGCTTTTGAATATCCAAGCAACGCGGACGCTGGCCGGATCGTTCGCCATATCCGACTTGAACTAAAGAGGGAGCAACCAGGGCATGACGGTTCTCAGAAGTTTGCGTTGCCATTGGTTCAAGGATAGATCGACCTCGGTGGCCATTGATGCTCTTTGGCCCGTAATAGCTGGTTAGGTAAGGTGCCACGACAGCAAACCCGTTCTTACCAGTGACCGTTGGTAGTGGCTCGTAAATTGACTGACCGCGAAACTGGTCTGAGGTGTGATTCACATTGATGATAAACGGCTCGTCCGTCTCAATCACAAACCGGCGTATTCCTTCCGCAATTCTCTTTTGTGTGTTTTCAGCCAGTGGACGAACAGCTGGTAGGTTGTATTTCTCCATGATCTGCTCCCTGGTATCAAAGATTGACGGCCATGGCTGAGTCCAGTCGATTACATCAGCTACTGGAATCCACTTCTTCAGGTTACAGACCCGATTCTCCCGCAACTCATTCCGAATAACTTTAGGAGATGCATGCGTGATCGATGGCCAGACAATTGGCTTCCCGTCACAGCGAGCCACGAGGAACAACCGCTTGCGAGTCGTCGGGGCCCCGTAGTCTGATGCGACCAACTCTCGCCATTCGACTTGATAGCCCAGGCCAGCCAGACATGCGGCTGTGTCTTCTTCTCCCAGGTTTTCCTGCATCTCTTCGATGATCTCAGCAGCCGGATCACACCCATCCTGCATGGCACCGACGAACGCGTTGAAGTGTTCGCCCTCACGCTCCTTGATTGCAGTATCATTCTCGGCAAGCGGCCCCCACTTTGTGATCTCTTCCACATTCTCCATGAAAACTACTGCTGGTCGGACGCGAGCCATCCAGTGTAAGACAACCCATGACAGCGCCCGGATCTTCTTTTCCTTCGGCTTGCTGCCCCTGGCTTTCGAATGATGAGTGCAGTCAGGACTGAACCAGGCACCTTTCACAGGCTTTCCTTCGCAAACCTCTTCAGGGTCCACCCGATAGATGTCTTCACAGTAGTGCCGGGAATCAGGATGGTTCTCAATGTGCATCGATATTGAATCGCGGTCATGGTTGATGGCAATGTGTGGACTGCGACCGATGGCCTTGGCAATTCCAGTGCTGGCCCCGCCGCCGCCGGCAAAGCCGTCAACAAAGATCCCATCATCTGGCAGTTCAATGTCGAACGGATTGACAAACCAAATGAACTTCTGCCGCGCTTTTACTTTTTTGCTTTTGGTTTTCGTGATCACCTTGATGCTGCCTTTCTAAGAGCTAACTCTCTAAATCCATCCCATCGCACGATTGCAAATCCACGCTGCCTGCCACCGTAACGGCCACGTGGATATGTTTTTGAAAATGCCTCACACCACATTTGAAAATCCTCATTTAGATTTCCATAACGGAACGTGATCGGGAATAATTCCATCACTCGTTCCATCAGAATAGGAGTACGCCCCCAGACACACTCGCTGTGATGCACGTTCTCGATCACTGCAAACCATCCTCCGAAAAAGAAATGCGGGTTGTAACCAACCCATAGTCGGCTGATTCTCATCACTGGTGCATGTCTGATTTCATCCAGATGCTTCCGTTGTGTTTCACGTTTCTCTTCGTTGACCTCATCCCAAGTGACCACATTTCTTTCACGTTGGTTGATAATTACATAAGCAACATCTGGCTCTGGATTGTGCCCCCAGAATTCGAGTGCGGAACGTGTCATGATTGCCACCATAATCAGTACCGCCTTCCCAAACGTCGCTGTCGTCGTTCTTCTTGTTTCATGATCCGGTAATCCGGCGTGTGCCCATGCGTGCCGCCTTCGTCT
This window of the Gimesia fumaroli genome carries:
- a CDS encoding DNA cytosine methyltransferase; this encodes MITKTKSKKVKARQKFIWFVNPFDIELPDDGIFVDGFAGGGGASTGIAKAIGRSPHIAINHDRDSISMHIENHPDSRHYCEDIYRVDPEEVCEGKPVKGAWFSPDCTHHSKARGSKPKEKKIRALSWVVLHWMARVRPAVVFMENVEEITKWGPLAENDTAIKEREGEHFNAFVGAMQDGCDPAAEIIEEMQENLGEEDTAACLAGLGYQVEWRELVASDYGAPTTRKRLFLVARCDGKPIVWPSITHASPKVIRNELRENRVCNLKKWIPVADVIDWTQPWPSIFDTREQIMEKYNLPAVRPLAENTQKRIAEGIRRFVIETDEPFIINVNHTSDQFRGQSIYEPLPTVTGKNGFAVVAPYLTSYYGPKSINGHRGRSILEPMATQTSENRHALVAPSLVQVGYGERSGQRPRCLDIQKPLGTVVGSGKHAVVGAFISRMYGQGVGTACTSPLGTTTSENKSALVAAFITKHFGGMVGVPASHPFPTITARGTQNMLTAVTMIKNNHGGKQAFDVNEPLRTVMAQGQHHAAVGCHLKEVRAFMFKYYGSGGQWNDLRDPAPTITAKDRLALGLVSINRSLWQIDDILMRMLTPRELFKAQGFPPDYKIDYGYDGRKLSKAAKVARCGNSVSPHPAEALVRANLT